In the genome of Pan troglodytes isolate AG18354 chromosome 15, NHGRI_mPanTro3-v2.0_pri, whole genome shotgun sequence, one region contains:
- the C14H14orf119 gene encoding uncharacterized protein C14orf119 homolog, whose protein sequence is MPLESSSSMPLSFPSLLPSVPHNTNPSPPLMSYITSQEMKCILHWFANWSGPQRERFLEDLVAKAVPEKLQPLLDSLEQLSVSGADRPPSIFECQLHLWDQWFRGWAEQERNEFVRQLEFSEPDFVAKFYQAVAATAGKD, encoded by the coding sequence ATGCCACTGGAGTCATCCTCTTCAATGCCACTATCCTTCCCATCTCTCTTACCCTCAGTACCACACAATACTAACCCTTCCCCTCCTCTGATGTCTTACATCACCTCCCAGGAGATGAAGTGTATTCTTCACTGGTTTGCCAATTGGTCAGGTCCCCAGCGTGAACGTTTCCTAGAGGACCTGGTAGCTAAGGCAGTGCCAGAAAAATTACAACCACTGCTGGATAGTCTGGAGCAGCTTAGTGTGTCTGGGGCAGACCGACCACCTTCTATCTTTGAGTGCCAGCTACATCTTTGGGATCAGTGGTTTCGAGGCTGGGCTGAGCAGGAGCGCAATGAATTTGTCAGACAGCTGGAGTTCAGTGAGCCAGACTTCGTGGCAAAGTTTTATCAAGCAGTGGCTGCTACAGCTGGTAAGGACTGA